In one window of Epinephelus fuscoguttatus linkage group LG20, E.fuscoguttatus.final_Chr_v1 DNA:
- the ccz1 gene encoding vacuolar fusion protein CCZ1 homolog isoform X1, translating into MLMISPRMASGMQEKQYTPSLLSFFIYNPTFGPREGEEEKKILFYHPSDVEKNEKIRNVGLCEAIVQFTRTFCPTKPAKSLHTQKNRQFFFEPEENFWIVMVVRNPMIEKPSKDGKPPTVEYQEEEILDTVYGAVVRECYSMYKLFNGTFGRAMEAGGVELLIQKLEKFFYRYLQTLHLQSCDLLDVFGGISFFPLDKMTYLKIQSFVNRVEESLSLIKYTAFLYNDQLIWSGLEQDDMRILYKYLTTSLFPRHSEPELAGRDSPLRPEVAGNLLHYGRFLTGPTNLKDPEAKFRFPKIFVSAEDGYEELHLIVYKAMSAAACFMISASSELTRDFCEQLDGLVGPQLTLLASDICEQFTVNRRISGPEKEPQFKFIYFNHMNLAEKSTIHMRKTASVCLTSVHPDLMKILGDINCDFARVDEDEEIIVKAMTDYWVVGKKSDQRELYVILNQKNANLIEVNEEVKRLCATQFNNIFFLD; encoded by the exons ATGCTGATGATTAG TCCCAGAATGGCTTCAGGAATGCAAGAGAAACAGTACACACCATCTCTGCTCAGTTTTTTCATTTACAACCCTACGTTTGGACCACGAGAAGGAGAG gaagagaagaagatCTTGTTTTACCACCCAAGTGATGTGGAGAAGAACGAGAAGATCAGAAATGTGGGCCTTTGTGAGGCCATTGTACAGTTCACCAG GACGTTCTGTCCAACAAAGCCAGCTAAATCCCTGCACACACAGAAGAACCGGCAGTTTTTCTTTGAGCCCGAGGAGAATTTCTGGATAGTCATG GTGGTGCGAAACCCAATGATCGAGAAACCAAGCAAAGATGGCAAACCTCCCACGGTAGAGTATCAAGAAGAGGAAATACTT GACACTGTTTATGGTGCAGTTGTAAGGGAATGCTACAGTATGTACAAG CTCTTCAATGGAACGTTTGGCAGAGCGATGGAAGCCGGCGGAGTGGAGCTGCTCATTCAGAAGCTTGAAAAGTTCTTCTACAGG TATCTGCAGACTCTCCACTTGCAGTCCTGCGACCTGTTGGACGTATTCGGAGGCATCAGCTTCTTCCCACTGGACAAGATGACCTACCTGAAGATCCAGTCCTTTGTCAACAGAGTGGAGGAGAGCCTCAGTCTGATCAAATACACAGCCTTCCTGTATAACGACCAGCTCATCTG GAGCGGACTGGAACAAGATGACATGAGGATCCTTTACAAGTACCTGACCACCTCGCTGTTCCCCAGACACTCTGAACCAGAG CTGGCTGGTAGGGACTCTCCTCTGAGGCCGGAGGTCGCAGGGAATCTGTTGCACTATGGGAG GTTTTTGACAGGACCTACCAACCTTAAAGATCCAGAGGCCAAATTTCGATTTCCTAAAATATTTGTCAGCGCAGAGGACGGCTATGAGGAGCTGCATCTGATTGTTTATAAG GCGATGAGCGCTGCAGCTTGTTTTATGATCAGTG CCTCTTCGGAGCTGACGAGGGACTTCTGTGAACAGCTGGACGGCTTGGTGGGCCCTCAGCTGACTTTGCTGGCATCTGACATTTGTGAACAGTTCACAGTTAACCGCAGGATATCAGG GCCGGAGAAGGAGCCTCAGTTTAAGTTCATCTACTTCAACCACATGAATCTGGCGGAGAAGAGCACCATCCACATGAGGAAGACCGCAAGTGTTTGCCTCACCTCTGTGCACCCTGACCTCATGAAGATCCTGGGAGACATCAACTGTGACTTTGCCAG GgttgatgaggatgaggaaaTCATTGTAAAGGCTATGACAGACTACTGGGTAGTCGGCAAGAAGTCGGACCAGAGAGAGCTATATGTGATCCTGAATCAGAAGAACGCCAACTTGATCGAAGTAAACG AGGAGGTTAAGAGGCTTTGTGCAACGCAGTTCAACAACATCTTCTTCTTGGACTGA
- the ccz1 gene encoding vacuolar fusion protein CCZ1 homolog isoform X2: MASGMQEKQYTPSLLSFFIYNPTFGPREGEEEKKILFYHPSDVEKNEKIRNVGLCEAIVQFTRTFCPTKPAKSLHTQKNRQFFFEPEENFWIVMVVRNPMIEKPSKDGKPPTVEYQEEEILDTVYGAVVRECYSMYKLFNGTFGRAMEAGGVELLIQKLEKFFYRYLQTLHLQSCDLLDVFGGISFFPLDKMTYLKIQSFVNRVEESLSLIKYTAFLYNDQLIWSGLEQDDMRILYKYLTTSLFPRHSEPELAGRDSPLRPEVAGNLLHYGRFLTGPTNLKDPEAKFRFPKIFVSAEDGYEELHLIVYKAMSAAACFMISASSELTRDFCEQLDGLVGPQLTLLASDICEQFTVNRRISGPEKEPQFKFIYFNHMNLAEKSTIHMRKTASVCLTSVHPDLMKILGDINCDFARVDEDEEIIVKAMTDYWVVGKKSDQRELYVILNQKNANLIEVNEEVKRLCATQFNNIFFLD, from the exons ATGGCTTCAGGAATGCAAGAGAAACAGTACACACCATCTCTGCTCAGTTTTTTCATTTACAACCCTACGTTTGGACCACGAGAAGGAGAG gaagagaagaagatCTTGTTTTACCACCCAAGTGATGTGGAGAAGAACGAGAAGATCAGAAATGTGGGCCTTTGTGAGGCCATTGTACAGTTCACCAG GACGTTCTGTCCAACAAAGCCAGCTAAATCCCTGCACACACAGAAGAACCGGCAGTTTTTCTTTGAGCCCGAGGAGAATTTCTGGATAGTCATG GTGGTGCGAAACCCAATGATCGAGAAACCAAGCAAAGATGGCAAACCTCCCACGGTAGAGTATCAAGAAGAGGAAATACTT GACACTGTTTATGGTGCAGTTGTAAGGGAATGCTACAGTATGTACAAG CTCTTCAATGGAACGTTTGGCAGAGCGATGGAAGCCGGCGGAGTGGAGCTGCTCATTCAGAAGCTTGAAAAGTTCTTCTACAGG TATCTGCAGACTCTCCACTTGCAGTCCTGCGACCTGTTGGACGTATTCGGAGGCATCAGCTTCTTCCCACTGGACAAGATGACCTACCTGAAGATCCAGTCCTTTGTCAACAGAGTGGAGGAGAGCCTCAGTCTGATCAAATACACAGCCTTCCTGTATAACGACCAGCTCATCTG GAGCGGACTGGAACAAGATGACATGAGGATCCTTTACAAGTACCTGACCACCTCGCTGTTCCCCAGACACTCTGAACCAGAG CTGGCTGGTAGGGACTCTCCTCTGAGGCCGGAGGTCGCAGGGAATCTGTTGCACTATGGGAG GTTTTTGACAGGACCTACCAACCTTAAAGATCCAGAGGCCAAATTTCGATTTCCTAAAATATTTGTCAGCGCAGAGGACGGCTATGAGGAGCTGCATCTGATTGTTTATAAG GCGATGAGCGCTGCAGCTTGTTTTATGATCAGTG CCTCTTCGGAGCTGACGAGGGACTTCTGTGAACAGCTGGACGGCTTGGTGGGCCCTCAGCTGACTTTGCTGGCATCTGACATTTGTGAACAGTTCACAGTTAACCGCAGGATATCAGG GCCGGAGAAGGAGCCTCAGTTTAAGTTCATCTACTTCAACCACATGAATCTGGCGGAGAAGAGCACCATCCACATGAGGAAGACCGCAAGTGTTTGCCTCACCTCTGTGCACCCTGACCTCATGAAGATCCTGGGAGACATCAACTGTGACTTTGCCAG GgttgatgaggatgaggaaaTCATTGTAAAGGCTATGACAGACTACTGGGTAGTCGGCAAGAAGTCGGACCAGAGAGAGCTATATGTGATCCTGAATCAGAAGAACGCCAACTTGATCGAAGTAAACG AGGAGGTTAAGAGGCTTTGTGCAACGCAGTTCAACAACATCTTCTTCTTGGACTGA
- the rsph10b gene encoding radial spoke head 10 homolog B isoform X1 has protein sequence MAQGKEKKKTTIKNDQQEKEKTCGNSELPHTAEEDEKIKSDSCSAGLTVNQPDFHDRPDSDEQPEEDDIYELPTLFCLIVQKYEGETCEGRFHGEGAACFEGGHLYKGMFSKGLMDGCGVLTLAGGLKYEGEFVCNKPMGQGTYTWPDGSSYKGEVYNGIRHGTGTYKCAKNGVTYMGKWDQGKRHGKGTVYYNQDKTSWYKGDWVKNNREGWGVRRYPSGNTYSGEWKNNLRHGEGMMRWLKLGQQYVGMWQKGVQHGRGTHTWILRRADGSQYSQSNQYTGDFVQGQRHGQGTFYYAGGAIYEQEWRMNKKHGKGKFIFEDGRVFEGECLDHQTMHNLNGKKDPIPPPVSSILGPDMTLNIECLLEKIPERKRDTERKQVEFVVLRQDRELRSIYSFYSRLGHARSPDNTFLLSRLQLWRLLKDCNVHHQGITLTQIDHLIREDATAADIHSPYTPMLLRQLLSCLVVVAYHIYHKDMVSQKNLLAACFSRLMTDNILPNAKNVKGFLFRQPDCAVVTVSYVKKCWEVYQAHCKASAAPRDDQTMTCRHLLWMFKDLHLLDSNLTTARLLQIITAESHDPSNLSGCLDLEITFLEFFEVLLGSAEVKCQQVSEHLEESKSSSSPEAEARRNQPEVESNENMLQTANSSTQSVAASLSSPITPEISNLKSVETSDSAELSTAQEVKSQQHVNEISEKPQSAEHTRGQRGEGKHVHTSRLETKDCEVELWKKTIHQFLNHFFFPAFEHNQLVSNNMKEEKLRQEAQRHIALAKVQQRARSPGVTRGPLQLLHFTLRNFQAS, from the exons ATGGCACAAGggaaggaaaagaagaaaacgACGATAAAAAACGATCAACAGGAAAAGGAGAAGACGTGCGGTAATTCAGAGCTGCCTCATACAGCCGAGgaagatgaaaaaataaagtcagaCAGCTGCTCTGCTGGTTTAACAGTGAACCAACCTGACTTCCATGACCGTCCTGACAGTGATGAGCAGCCTGAAGAAGACGACATTTATGAACTTCCCACACTTTTTTGCTTAATTGTACAAAA ATACGAAGGGGAAACCTGTGAAGGCCGGTTTCATGGAGAAGGGGCTGCATGTTTTGAAGGAGGTCATTTGTACAAG GGGATGTTTTCCAAGGGACTTATGGATGGATGTGGTGTCCTCACACTGGCAGGTGGATTGAAATATGAG GGAGAATTTGTGTGCAACAAGCCCATGGGCCAGGGCACCTACACCTGGCCGGACGGCAGCTCTTATAAGGGTGAAGTGTACAACGGTATACGACATGGGACTGGAACTtacaaatgtgcaaaaaatgGAGTGACATACATGGGGAAGTGGGATCAGGGCAAGAGGCATGGAAAG GGTACGGTGTATTATAACCAGGATAAGACCTCTTGGTATAAAGGAGACTGGGTGAAGAACAACAGAGAGGGATGGGGAGTGAGACG CTACCCGTCTGGTAACACTTACTCTGGTGAGTGGAAGAACAACCTGAGACATGGAGAGGGCATGATGAGGTGGCTTAAGCTGGGACAGCAGTATGTTGGGATGTGGCAGAAAGGAGTCCAG CATGGACGAGGCACACACACCTGGATCCTGAGGCGAGCAGATGGATCCCAGTATTCCCAGAGCAATCAGTACACAGGGGATTTTGTTCAGGGTCAGAGGCATGGCCAGGGAACCTTTTACTACGCTGGTGGTGCGATCTACGAACAAGAATGGAGGATGAATAAAAAACATGGGAAG GGGAAATTCATTTTCGAGGATGGGCGTGTTTTTGAAGGAGAGTGTTTGGACCATCAGACAATGCACAACCTGAATGGGAAGAAAGATCCTATTCCTCCACCTG TTTCATCTATCTTGGGACCAGACATGACTTTGAACATTGAATGTCTTCTGGAGAAAATCCCAGAGAGAAAGCGCGACACGGAGCGTAAACAG GTGGAGTTTGTGGTGCTGAGGCAAGACAGAGAGCTCAGGTCCATCTATAGTTTCTACAGCAGACTTGGCCACGCCCGCTCCCCTGATAACACCTTCCTGCTGTCCCGCCTGCAGCTGTGGCGCCTGCTCAAAGACTGTAACGTCCACCATCAGGGCATCACTCTGACACAGATAGACCATTTAATCAGAG aggATGCGACAGCAGCAGACATCCACTCTCCTTACACTCCCATGCTTCTGCGCCAGCTCCTCAGCTGTCTAGTGGTTGTGGCCTACCACATCTACCATAAGGACATGGT GTCACAAAAAAACCTTCTGGCTGCCTGCTTTTCCAGACTGATGACAGACAACATCCTTCCCAATGCTAAGAATGTAAAAG GTTTCCTGTTCAGGCAGCCAGACTGTGCAGTGGTTACTGTGAGCTACGTAAAGAAGTGCTGGGAAGTCTACCAGGCTCACTGCAAAGCGAGTGCAGCTCCCAGAGATGACCAGACCATGACCTGCCGACACCTGCTGTGGATGTTCAAG GATCTCCATCTGCTGGACAGCAACCTGACCACAGCGAGACTATTGCAGATCATCACAGCAGAGAGCCATGACCCCAGCAACCTGTCTGGCTGTCTGGATCTGGAG ATTACATTCCTGGAGTTTTTTGAGGTGCTTCTGGGCTCTGCTGAGGTGAAGTGTCAGCAGGTTTCTGAACACCTGGAGGAAAGCAAGTCATCCTCCAGTCCTGAGGCTGAGGCCAGGAGGAATCAACCTGAGGTGGAATCCAATGAGAACATGTTGCAGACGGCAAACAGCTCCACTCAGTCG GTGGCAGCTTCACTGAGCTCCCCCATCACTCCTGAAATCTCCAACCTCAAGTCAGTGGAG ACAAGTGATTCAGCAGAATTATCCACTGCCCAAGAAGTGAAGAGTCAACAGCATGTGAATGAAATCAGTGAGAAACCTCAGTCTGCAG AGCACACAAGAGGGCAGAGAGGTGAAGGAAAACATGTGCACACCAGTAGACTGGAGACCAAAGACTGTGAAGTGGAGCTCTGGAAAAAGACCATCCATCAGTTCTTGAACCACTTTTTCTTCCCAGCCTTTGAACATAACCAGTTAGTGTCTAATAACATGAAGGAGGAGAAGCTCCGCCAGGAGGCCCAGAGACACATCGCTCTGGCCAAGGTCCAGCAAAGAGCCAG GTCACCAGGAGTCACACGTGGACCACTGCAGCTGCTCCACTTCACCCTAAGAAACTTCCAAGCGTCATGA
- the dlgap5 gene encoding disks large-associated protein 5: protein MDSRFAHLRQRDTSVSMLRVKMSRRRSQSQKENRDRAVNTRRQLDKLPELEMSCLDASIAVSNMSTIQEKTVNKGKSATNIAGEERMKQLERWKERKALEKEKEKREKERKGVFKTGMYHPKDTLIIASLPAVPAASTRAKEKKVNTAPSQSARVTRSMKQQQPVQRPLKMQDPNTVAKKAQPAAERSTRSRAAPVKPAPVPAPAKTKVCAVEPVARALPTRSANRPPVTAAPAVKDKPKGKSADVRTTRSRAFVNHVAPSSDREGNCKAAVENTVKPAVPKEPEMQEPENKPHPPSPAPCSEEEDMVVDQTPADSVPAANPVEAPSSASSFAPAGFVFQAPTGLSSFKFDPLTPRSADAFLTPSPSFTLPEVPALNFEPKDELSEPKSPRRSPPRTSPTMAPPTPGSPLESKHDVPYFRSEIANETDRLTALSVLWESKVEDESIPEEMRDSMRTAVGQARLLMKERFKQFSGLVDDCELGRGEKITTCTDLQGFWDMVYYQVEDVNKKFDALKEAESRGWVEEHKPPPTRQRKVVKKAPAPAKPTGTKAAAKSRLAAVKAAMKAKQQAEKEAKDAGNDEDKPSLNPQEAQPQAEPQQANAVVFDGGFFQVESPAKPSGSLRRSSRLSAAVLPQASPSSSYLSPRRVTRRSLALAQTPVHTISSPAQPVHTPAQSRLTLSQTPAQAPKSQCGTPQSSHTRKDTANVSLCFSPVREVLPDGTQPEGSPAQQPETVSTQENAASVPALSTPILVHSLPSISVVEEQDEPAEGVDVDLPVSPRLSLSPCKSPPAVSQAPEPSASLSFMLTPCVTPCQPPTAPSPAVQAQPSVCYTPDSSVVEEIPGLDFERYLQPSQRCSLSPRATVAVELSPMAADIEMESPRSQSEYLLTQQEPAHPEVSSVFTLQSPQAQTVESDMLLFTPDLKDRIRQSVCPSDLMVFTPPL from the exons ATGGATTCTCGATTTGCCCACTTGCGCCAGCGGGACACCAGCGTGTCAATGCTGAGGGTCAAAATGTCCCGCAGGAGATCCCAGTCCCAGAAAGAGAACCGAGATCGCGCTGTTAACACGCGCAGGCAGCTGGACAAGCTCCCagagctggaaatgtcctgccTGGATGCCTCCATTGCAGTGTCCAACATGTCAACCATTCAGGAGAAGACAGTGAACAAGGGAAAATCTGCTACAA ACATTGCTGGGGAAGAGAGGATGAAACAGCTTGAGCGCTGGAAAGAGCGTAAGGCTCTtgagaaggaaaaggaaaagagagaaaaggagcgTAAAGGGGTATTTAAGACTGGCATGTATCATCCAAAGGACACCCTTATCATTGCCTCTCTGCCCGCAGTCCCAGCTGCCTCAACAAGAGCTAAAGAG AAAAAAGTGAACACAGCTCCATCCCAGAGTGCCAGAGTGACTCGTTCaatgaaacagcagcagccagTGCAGAGG CCTCTGAAGATGCAGGATCCAAATACTGTGGCAAAGAAAG CTCAACCTGCTGCGGAGAGATCAACCAGGAGCCGGGCCGCTCCTGTCAAGCCTGCACCTGTACCTGCACCAGCCAAGACCAAAGTTTGTGCAG TGGAGCCTGTTGCACGAGCTTTGCCGACCAGATCAGCCAACAGGCCTCCTGTTACAGCAGCGCCTGCGGTGAAAGACAAACCTAAGGGCAAATCTGCAG ATGTAAGAACCACAAGGAGCAGAGCGTTTGTCAACCATGTGGCCCCCTCTTCTGACAGAGAAGGGAACTGCAAAG CAGCTGTTGAGAACACTGTCAAGCCTGCTGTGCCCAAG GAGCCTGAGATGCAGGAGCCAGAGAATAAACCTCATCCCCCCAGCCCGGCACCCTGTTCTGAGGAGGAAGATATGGTGGTGGACCAAACTCCGGCTGACTCCGTCCCTGCTGCGAATCCTGTTGAAGCCCCATCCTCTGCATCTTCTTTTGCTCCAGCAGGTTTTGTATTCCAGGCTCCCACTGGCTTGTCATCCTTCAAGTTCGATCCTCTCACTCCTCGCTCAGCAGACGCCTTCCTTACACCAAG CCCCAGCTTCACTCTTCCAGAGGTCCCTGCCCTCAACTTTGAGCCTAAGGATGAGCTAAGCGAGCCTAAATCTCCTCGCCGCTCTCCTCCTCGTACATCTCCCACAATGGCCCCTCCGACTCCAGGCAGCCCCCTGGAATCAAAGCATGACGTACCATACTTCAG GTCGGAAATTGCCAacgagacagacagactgacggCGCTGTCTGTCCTCTGGGAGTCTAAAGTGGAGGATGAGTCCATCCCAGAAGAGA TGAGAGACAGTATGCGCACAGCAGTCGGCCAAGCCAGGCTGTTGATGAAGGAGCGCTTCAAACAGTTCAGCGGTCTGGTGGACGACTGTGAGCTGGGCCGAGGGGAGAAGATCACCACCTGCACTGACCTGCAGGGCTTCTGGGACATGGTGTATTATCAG GTAGAGGACGTCAACAAGAAGTTTGATGCTCTCAAAGAGGCAGAGAGCCGAGGCTGGGTGGAGGAGCACAAGCCACCACCAACACGACAGCGGAAAGTAGTGAAG AAAGCACCTGCACCTGCTAAGCCAACAGGAACCAAAGCAGCAGCCAAGTCTCGCCTGGCTGCTGTGAAAGCAGCCATGAAAGCCAAACAGCAGGCAGAGAAAGAGGCAAAGGATGCTGGGAACGATGAGGACAAACCCAGTCTGAACCCTCAGGAAGCACAACCCCAAGCAGAGCCCCAACAGGCCAATGCGGTGGTCTTTGATGGAGGTTTCTTTCAAGTGGAGAGCCCAGCCAAACCATCAG GTTCATTGAGGCGATCCAGCCGTTTGAGCGCTGCCGTGCTGCCTCAGgcctctccctcctccagcTACCTCTCACCAAGAAGAGTCACTCGGCGATCCCTCGCACTGGCACAGACCCCCGTTCACAccatctcctctcctgctcAGCCCGTCCACACTCCCGCCCAGTCCCGTCTTACCCTCAGCCAAACCCCAGCACAAGCACCAAAGTCTCAGTGCGGCACCCCTCAGTCATCCCACACCAGAAAGGACACTGCAAATGTCTCCCTTTGTTTCTCACCTGTCAGAGAAGTGCTGCCAGATGGCACCCAGCCTGAAGGAAGCCCTGCTCAGCAGCCAGAAACAGTCTCAACACAGGAAAACGCTGCTTCCGTTCCTGCATTGAGCACACCCATACTTGTACATTCACTTCCGTCCATTTCTGTGGTCGAGGAGCAAGATGAACCTGCTGAAGGTGTCGATGTTGACCTCCCTGTTTCTCCACGGCTTTCCCTCTCTCCATGCAAATCACCTCCAGCAGTCTCCCAGGCCCCAGAGCCCTCAGCATCTCTGAGTTTCATGTTGACACCCTGTGTGACTCCCTGCCAGCCTCCCACTGCCCCCTCTCCTGCTGTGCAAGCCCAACCATCTGTGTGTTATACTCCAGACAGCTCAGTTGTTGAG GAAATTCCTGGGTTGGACTTTGAGCGTTACCTCCAGCCTTCACAGAGATGCAGCTTGTCACCTCGGGCCACGGTTGCCGTAGAGCTGTCCCCCATGGCAGCGGATATAGAAATGGAGAGTCCCAGGAGTCAGTCAGAGTACCTGCTTACTCAGCAGGAACCAG CACATCCAGAGGTGTCTTCAGTGTTCACTCTTCAGTCACCACAG GCCCAGACAGTCGAGTCTGACATGCTTCTCTTCACCCCAGACCTGAAGGACCGGATACGCCAGTCCGTCTGTCCAAGTGACCTTATGGTCTTCACCCCTCCCCTCTAA
- the rsph10b gene encoding radial spoke head 10 homolog B isoform X2 codes for MAQGKEKKKTTIKNDQQEKEKTCGNSELPHTAEEDEKIKSDSCSAGLTVNQPDFHDRPDSDEQPEEDDIYELPTLFCLIVQKYEGETCEGRFHGEGAACFEGGHLYKGMFSKGLMDGCGVLTLAGGLKYEGEFVCNKPMGQGTYTWPDGSSYKGEVYNGIRHGTGTYKCAKNGVTYMGKWDQGKRHGKGTVYYNQDKTSWYKGDWVKNNREGWGVRRYPSGNTYSGEWKNNLRHGEGMMRWLKLGQQYVGMWQKGVQHGRGTHTWILRRADGSQYSQSNQYTGDFVQGQRHGQGTFYYAGGAIYEQEWRMNKKHGKGKFIFEDGRVFEGECLDHQTMHNLNGKKDPIPPPVSSILGPDMTLNIECLLEKIPERKRDTERKQVEFVVLRQDRELRSIYSFYSRLGHARSPDNTFLLSRLQLWRLLKDCNVHHQGITLTQIDHLIREDATAADIHSPYTPMLLRQLLSCLVVVAYHIYHKDMVSQKNLLAACFSRLMTDNILPNAKNVKGFLFRQPDCAVVTVSYVKKCWEVYQAHCKASAAPRDDQTMTCRHLLWMFKDLHLLDSNLTTARLLQIITAESHDPSNLSGCLDLEITFLEFFEVLLGSAEVKCQQVSEHLEESKSSSSPEAEARRNQPEVESNENMLQTANSSTQSVAASLSSPITPEISNLKSVETSDSAELSTAQEVKSQQHVNEISEKPQSAEHTRGQRGEGKHVHTSRLETKDCEVELWKKTIHQFLNHFFFPAFEHNQLVSNNMKEEKLRQEAQRHIALAKVQQRARERGHLEL; via the exons ATGGCACAAGggaaggaaaagaagaaaacgACGATAAAAAACGATCAACAGGAAAAGGAGAAGACGTGCGGTAATTCAGAGCTGCCTCATACAGCCGAGgaagatgaaaaaataaagtcagaCAGCTGCTCTGCTGGTTTAACAGTGAACCAACCTGACTTCCATGACCGTCCTGACAGTGATGAGCAGCCTGAAGAAGACGACATTTATGAACTTCCCACACTTTTTTGCTTAATTGTACAAAA ATACGAAGGGGAAACCTGTGAAGGCCGGTTTCATGGAGAAGGGGCTGCATGTTTTGAAGGAGGTCATTTGTACAAG GGGATGTTTTCCAAGGGACTTATGGATGGATGTGGTGTCCTCACACTGGCAGGTGGATTGAAATATGAG GGAGAATTTGTGTGCAACAAGCCCATGGGCCAGGGCACCTACACCTGGCCGGACGGCAGCTCTTATAAGGGTGAAGTGTACAACGGTATACGACATGGGACTGGAACTtacaaatgtgcaaaaaatgGAGTGACATACATGGGGAAGTGGGATCAGGGCAAGAGGCATGGAAAG GGTACGGTGTATTATAACCAGGATAAGACCTCTTGGTATAAAGGAGACTGGGTGAAGAACAACAGAGAGGGATGGGGAGTGAGACG CTACCCGTCTGGTAACACTTACTCTGGTGAGTGGAAGAACAACCTGAGACATGGAGAGGGCATGATGAGGTGGCTTAAGCTGGGACAGCAGTATGTTGGGATGTGGCAGAAAGGAGTCCAG CATGGACGAGGCACACACACCTGGATCCTGAGGCGAGCAGATGGATCCCAGTATTCCCAGAGCAATCAGTACACAGGGGATTTTGTTCAGGGTCAGAGGCATGGCCAGGGAACCTTTTACTACGCTGGTGGTGCGATCTACGAACAAGAATGGAGGATGAATAAAAAACATGGGAAG GGGAAATTCATTTTCGAGGATGGGCGTGTTTTTGAAGGAGAGTGTTTGGACCATCAGACAATGCACAACCTGAATGGGAAGAAAGATCCTATTCCTCCACCTG TTTCATCTATCTTGGGACCAGACATGACTTTGAACATTGAATGTCTTCTGGAGAAAATCCCAGAGAGAAAGCGCGACACGGAGCGTAAACAG GTGGAGTTTGTGGTGCTGAGGCAAGACAGAGAGCTCAGGTCCATCTATAGTTTCTACAGCAGACTTGGCCACGCCCGCTCCCCTGATAACACCTTCCTGCTGTCCCGCCTGCAGCTGTGGCGCCTGCTCAAAGACTGTAACGTCCACCATCAGGGCATCACTCTGACACAGATAGACCATTTAATCAGAG aggATGCGACAGCAGCAGACATCCACTCTCCTTACACTCCCATGCTTCTGCGCCAGCTCCTCAGCTGTCTAGTGGTTGTGGCCTACCACATCTACCATAAGGACATGGT GTCACAAAAAAACCTTCTGGCTGCCTGCTTTTCCAGACTGATGACAGACAACATCCTTCCCAATGCTAAGAATGTAAAAG GTTTCCTGTTCAGGCAGCCAGACTGTGCAGTGGTTACTGTGAGCTACGTAAAGAAGTGCTGGGAAGTCTACCAGGCTCACTGCAAAGCGAGTGCAGCTCCCAGAGATGACCAGACCATGACCTGCCGACACCTGCTGTGGATGTTCAAG GATCTCCATCTGCTGGACAGCAACCTGACCACAGCGAGACTATTGCAGATCATCACAGCAGAGAGCCATGACCCCAGCAACCTGTCTGGCTGTCTGGATCTGGAG ATTACATTCCTGGAGTTTTTTGAGGTGCTTCTGGGCTCTGCTGAGGTGAAGTGTCAGCAGGTTTCTGAACACCTGGAGGAAAGCAAGTCATCCTCCAGTCCTGAGGCTGAGGCCAGGAGGAATCAACCTGAGGTGGAATCCAATGAGAACATGTTGCAGACGGCAAACAGCTCCACTCAGTCG GTGGCAGCTTCACTGAGCTCCCCCATCACTCCTGAAATCTCCAACCTCAAGTCAGTGGAG ACAAGTGATTCAGCAGAATTATCCACTGCCCAAGAAGTGAAGAGTCAACAGCATGTGAATGAAATCAGTGAGAAACCTCAGTCTGCAG AGCACACAAGAGGGCAGAGAGGTGAAGGAAAACATGTGCACACCAGTAGACTGGAGACCAAAGACTGTGAAGTGGAGCTCTGGAAAAAGACCATCCATCAGTTCTTGAACCACTTTTTCTTCCCAGCCTTTGAACATAACCAGTTAGTGTCTAATAACATGAAGGAGGAGAAGCTCCGCCAGGAGGCCCAGAGACACATCGCTCTGGCCAAGGTCCAGCAAAGAGCCAG GGAGAGGGGGCATTTGGAGCTTTGA